A stretch of DNA from Cryptococcus neoformans var. neoformans JEC21 chromosome 13 sequence:
TCCGTTCTGGGCATTTTGTTAGAGTCGTAATGCGCAATCTCATCATCGTGCATATCATGCTCGAGGATCTGTCTTCGATAGGCGGCTGATTTGAGTACGGTAGAGTTTCGATAGAGCAAATCACATTGCTCCAAGGAGAGCTCTTTTGTCTCAGGAATGAACTAAGAATAGAAGTTAATTAGCTCCAAATAGAGTGATTATTTCGTAAGCATGGCTAGTCGGCGACTTACGAAATAAGCGAATACGAAAGCGATACAACAGCAGCCACCCCAGATCCAGAAGACGTTGGTTTTCAAACCTGCACTTCCTGGAGCAACATCAACGAGGTAAGGTGTTGCGTACtgaaagaagacaatgaTTCGATTCAGCTTCATTTCAAGAACTCCAACATTAAAGGTTGAGCTGTACTCACGCCAATAGCAAAGTTGAATAACCACTGGGTAGCAGTAGACAAACTCATACCTTTACCTCTCAACTCGTAAGGGTAAATCTCACTCGTGATGACCCAAGCCAGGATACCCCATGTAGAAGCGAAATGAGCGATATAGATACAGACAAAAGCGACCAGGGCTTTTTGTCCAGCTTGGTTGGAAGTGTCGACAGCCACACCCACGGCAGCGACGATAAGTTGAGATACTGCCATACCTGCTGCACCGTACATCATCAAGGGCCTTCGGCCGATCCTATCAGCAGCGAGCATCCCAGGAACACTCATTCCTACGTTGACTACGTTTGTGGCGATTGTAGTTAGGAAAGGGTTTGATATACCCGAATTGGAGAAAAAGGTCGTTCCGTagtagaagatgaaattTACACCCTGTGTGCGACAGTCGAATGGTCAGTGAAAGGTATGAGGACGGCTTTGTCTCTCGTTTATTTGAGAGCTATTGACTCACAGTCAATTGCTGTAACGCTTGAAGGGCCATACCGGTGAAGATTCTCAGCCTAGTTTTACTTTCACCGTATTTGAAGCAATCCATCCAGGTACCTTTACCGAGCGATCGTTCATGTTCCAAATTGGCTGAGATTTCGGCAAACTCAGTGATTACAGCTTGACTGTTCTCAGCTTGACCCAGTAATCTGGATAAATTTTTTTTCGCTTGGTCTTGTTTATCTTTGAGAAGTAACCATCTTGGTGATTCGGGTAAGATGCACATACCACCGATGATGAGAGCACCCCAGACGAATTGTATAGCAATGGGGATCTCGTATGCTGAGTTGTCTGGACGACCCTTTGTAGCGTAAACCACACACGCAGCTACCAATAATCCGACGGTTACGAAGAATTGATAAGCAGCAACGACGAAGCCACGGATTGCTTTGGGTGAACATTCGGCTTGATAGATTGGTACTAAACATGATGTGCCTCCTACACCCAGACCTGCGAATAC
This window harbors:
- a CDS encoding receptor, putative — its product is MPLPKLAVILGAFASFSGFLFGYDTGYISGCKEMETFVRTFGLLQPDGTYVLSSGRDSLITSILSVGTCLGALCGSMVGDRIGRRFGIVFYICLFFIGVALQTGCKNLAGFAIGRVFAGLGVGGTSCLVPIYQAECSPKAIRGFVVAAYQFFVTVGLLVAACVVYATKGRPDNSAYEIPIAIQFVWGALIIGGMCILPESPRWLLLKDKQDQAKKNLSRLLGQAENSQAVITEFAEISANLEHERSLGKGTWMDCFKYGESKTRLRIFTGMALQALQQLTGVNFIFYYGTTFFSNSGISNPFLTTIATNVVNVGMSVPGMLAADRIGRRPLMMYGAAGMAVSQLIVAAVGVAVDTSNQAGQKALVAFVCIYIAHFASTWGILAWVITSEIYPYELRGKGMSLSTATQWLFNFAIGYATPYLVDVAPGSAGLKTNVFWIWGGCCCIAFVFAYFFIPETKELSLEQCDLLYRNSTVLKSAAYRRQILEHDMHDDEIAHYDSNKMPRTEHVEDSKAVEDVKAQQSQLDEWDA